From the Billgrantia sulfidoxydans genome, one window contains:
- a CDS encoding glycosyltransferase: MTVDSHTYSAHVLIAIDHLDSGGAPIVIRDLAKGLSRLGAKVEILVLSERVTHVLEGCSRVHKIPFRYKGRWQRFKRYRLHAELINAWLRQSEANYDLVLANLHYTHQVIRRSVLVSEAWYCLHSDPVEAFLGNKSLLGRLIKIQKIKSLYGGKKVLGVSRGINERLIDVIGCKPLKYIAISNPIDVDKIRSFSHEPIDDVPQNFLLFVGRLDLRAKRFDRLLRAYRGSKVAFPLIIVGEGEGRAEIVNMIRDFELQDSVFLLGYRENPYPYMKRATALLLSSDYEGFSLVLAEALACGTPVISTNCPSGPEEILAGRLKKYLIDPRNEGDFSKAIRSVVEAPPVIPNEYVEKFNFHGVAMRYLSLIEC; the protein is encoded by the coding sequence ATGACTGTAGATTCTCATACGTATAGCGCGCATGTTTTGATTGCTATAGATCATCTAGACTCAGGTGGCGCTCCAATAGTGATTAGAGATTTGGCAAAAGGATTGTCTAGACTAGGAGCAAAGGTCGAAATTCTGGTTTTAAGTGAGCGAGTAACACATGTGTTAGAGGGTTGCTCAAGAGTTCACAAAATACCTTTTCGCTATAAAGGGAGGTGGCAACGATTTAAACGCTATCGTTTGCATGCTGAGCTAATAAACGCATGGCTGAGGCAGAGTGAGGCCAATTATGACTTGGTCTTAGCTAACTTGCATTACACGCATCAAGTGATTAGGCGTAGTGTGCTTGTAAGTGAGGCATGGTACTGTCTTCACTCCGACCCTGTGGAGGCATTTCTGGGGAATAAAAGCTTGTTGGGTAGATTGATAAAAATACAAAAGATTAAAAGTCTGTACGGTGGCAAGAAAGTACTGGGAGTCTCGAGGGGTATAAATGAAAGGTTAATTGATGTGATTGGTTGCAAGCCTTTGAAATATATCGCTATAAGCAATCCTATTGATGTCGATAAAATCCGCAGTTTTTCTCATGAGCCGATCGATGATGTGCCTCAAAATTTTCTTCTTTTTGTAGGGCGTTTGGATTTGCGCGCAAAACGATTTGATCGCTTGCTTCGTGCTTATCGTGGAAGTAAAGTTGCTTTTCCCTTAATTATTGTCGGCGAGGGAGAAGGACGTGCCGAGATCGTTAATATGATTCGTGATTTTGAATTGCAGGATTCAGTTTTTTTATTGGGCTATCGTGAAAACCCCTACCCATATATGAAAAGAGCTACGGCTCTTCTCTTGAGTTCGGATTATGAAGGCTTTTCACTCGTTTTGGCGGAGGCTTTAGCGTGTGGTACTCCGGTGATAAGCACTAACTGTCCCTCGGGACCTGAAGAAATTTTAGCTGGGAGGCTAAAAAAATATCTTATAGATCCTCGCAATGAGGGCGATTTTTCAAAAGCAATTAGAAGCGTTGTTGAAGCGCCTCCGGTCATTCCCAATGAGTACGTGGAAAAATTTAATTTTCATGGTGTGGCTATGCGCTACTTATCTTTGATTGAATGTTAG
- a CDS encoding glycosyltransferase family 4 protein — MKLTIGLDALTPPLTGIGYYTLSLLEAFRDYPDIELSGISYQGLWSREQIEQSLTQLSQPVTAQARQGTSSSGWHRLRVAARDVPAAYYAAKWWRSRKCGQLLGSLDSRTIYHEPNFVGYPFRGKKVITVHDLSHSRFPEAHPPSRVAYLNRHLPKAVQQASAIIAVSESTKRELLELGLETDPSRIHVTHLGCEAGFHPRDEASTQPCRQRLGLRWRGFVLAVATLEPRKNFEGLLRAYQALPAELAREYPLVLAGGGGWKGAGLKRLIAEVKPPHRVIVTGYLQRPEVQALMASAAVFAYPSLYEGFGLPVLEAMASGTPVLTSDNTSLGEIASGAAMTVSPHEIEAIEHGLMSLLRDDNSRDKLRALGLQRAGEFSWQRCAAQTLEVYRMVDGA; from the coding sequence TTGAAGTTGACGATAGGCCTTGATGCACTGACTCCACCCTTGACAGGCATCGGCTACTACACACTGAGCCTGCTGGAAGCGTTTCGAGATTATCCCGATATCGAGCTGAGTGGTATTTCCTATCAAGGGCTTTGGTCCCGCGAGCAGATCGAACAATCGCTGACACAACTCAGCCAGCCGGTAACGGCTCAGGCACGCCAAGGCACTTCGTCTAGTGGATGGCACCGCCTGCGGGTGGCCGCCCGCGATGTGCCGGCGGCCTACTATGCCGCCAAGTGGTGGCGAAGCCGCAAGTGCGGGCAATTGCTGGGGAGCCTGGATAGCCGCACGATCTATCACGAGCCCAACTTCGTCGGCTATCCGTTTCGCGGGAAAAAGGTGATTACCGTACATGACCTGTCGCATAGCCGGTTTCCGGAAGCCCATCCGCCGTCGCGGGTGGCGTACCTCAATCGGCACCTTCCAAAAGCAGTCCAGCAGGCGTCGGCTATTATCGCGGTAAGTGAGTCGACCAAGCGCGAGCTGCTCGAGCTGGGGTTGGAGACGGACCCATCGCGCATCCATGTGACGCACCTAGGCTGTGAAGCGGGCTTTCATCCACGCGATGAGGCCTCCACCCAGCCATGTCGGCAGCGGCTGGGGTTGCGTTGGCGGGGCTTCGTGCTGGCGGTGGCGACCCTGGAGCCACGCAAGAACTTCGAGGGGTTGCTGCGGGCCTACCAGGCCCTACCTGCCGAGCTTGCCCGCGAGTATCCCCTGGTACTGGCCGGGGGCGGTGGCTGGAAGGGAGCGGGGCTGAAGCGTCTGATCGCCGAGGTGAAACCGCCGCATCGGGTGATCGTTACAGGCTACCTCCAACGGCCCGAGGTGCAGGCATTGATGGCCTCCGCTGCCGTGTTTGCCTATCCATCGCTCTATGAAGGATTCGGTTTACCGGTGCTCGAGGCCATGGCCAGTGGCACCCCGGTGCTCACCTCCGACAATACCTCCCTGGGGGAAATCGCCTCCGGGGCGGCCATGACGGTATCGCCGCACGAGATCGAGGCAATCGAGCATGGGCTAATGTCGCTGCTCCGCGACGACAACTCACGTGATAAACTCCGTGCCCTTGGGTTGCAGCGAGCGGGAGAATTTTCCTGGCAACGCTGCGCCGCACAGACGCTGGAGGTATATCGCATGGTGGACGGGGCATGA
- a CDS encoding glycosyltransferase family 92 protein, protein MNTTLNTVRLPEQLGLRREPSANEALSKNELEKFDALTLFYDVFLDQAGKRLVAIGPPANNLADYVAAAKLTIDGRAQRFKFRDLPDYKLSILEANVAVGTHCLVEFSFADFKATFQLNRNQEARGRRILAAISKDNAPEWVATWADFHRHNYDIDEVIVYDNGSNNIDELRHTLRGKAQIIEWKFPYGPPGRRFNKFAQPGALNHCLRKFCKDGTLFNFDIDELLIADKKKLFGEINRNGTLYLDSYYVPKTQPLKHHYTHYDFKFREPNKVNKARKFVCLENSVDIISQHNTWKKNPILNYRRTKPEKLESRHAYFLHFLAITTNWEPSLGKLNMASESRLQMDISHIEKKPI, encoded by the coding sequence ATGAACACTACGCTGAATACCGTACGCCTGCCCGAGCAGCTTGGGCTTCGCCGGGAGCCTTCCGCCAACGAGGCTCTCAGCAAGAATGAGCTGGAAAAGTTCGACGCCCTTACCCTCTTCTATGACGTGTTTCTGGATCAGGCAGGTAAGCGCCTTGTCGCTATCGGCCCGCCGGCAAATAACCTGGCTGACTACGTTGCTGCTGCCAAGCTGACGATTGATGGTAGGGCTCAGCGTTTCAAGTTTCGGGACCTACCCGACTACAAGCTATCCATCCTCGAAGCAAACGTTGCTGTGGGTACCCACTGCCTGGTCGAGTTCAGCTTTGCCGACTTCAAGGCAACGTTCCAGTTGAATCGAAATCAGGAAGCGCGTGGCAGGCGCATCCTTGCGGCTATTTCCAAAGACAATGCCCCTGAGTGGGTAGCCACTTGGGCGGATTTTCATCGCCACAACTACGACATCGATGAGGTCATCGTCTATGACAATGGCAGCAACAATATCGATGAACTGAGGCACACATTGCGAGGCAAGGCGCAGATAATCGAGTGGAAATTTCCTTATGGCCCGCCAGGAAGAAGGTTTAATAAATTTGCTCAGCCTGGTGCATTGAACCATTGTCTAAGAAAGTTTTGCAAGGATGGGACGCTCTTCAATTTTGATATTGATGAGCTTCTCATTGCCGATAAGAAAAAACTATTTGGCGAGATTAATAGAAATGGAACGTTATACTTGGACAGCTATTATGTACCGAAAACTCAACCACTGAAACATCACTATACACACTACGATTTCAAATTCCGCGAGCCAAACAAAGTCAACAAAGCAAGAAAATTCGTGTGCTTGGAGAATTCAGTGGATATCATATCTCAGCATAACACATGGAAGAAAAACCCTATTTTAAATTATCGTCGCACTAAGCCAGAAAAGCTCGAAAGCCGACATGCATATTTTTTACATTTCCTTGCTATCACTACCAACTGGGAGCCAAGCTTAGGAAAACTAAACATGGCAAGCGAAAGTCGCCTACAAATGGATATTAGCCATATTGAAAAAAAACCAATATAA
- a CDS encoding glycosyltransferase: MTASATSSVKKVLLVYKHYAPDTGGIETAVKQYVQWYQAMGHEVTVLCCATSSSATRREYVDGVRVIRCGSWGHLKSVPLSPAFFWHYWRETRAADLVHVNLQFPWASMGYWLFGRMRNCQWLVSYHMDVHRQKWLKRLTYPFDRYLLTRADQVITGSPKLREHSEMLSAIERDIAILPYALEGGFVEAALAPTATAREAEQELPAPGYFVFFGRLVEYKGTRPMAAAMRRLAVEAPGIRFVVFGRGPEQGAFDRLAMEFPQQVTVIPEFVSERRKYQLIARSAAVLFPSVYPSEAFGIAQLEAMACAKPIINCWLNSGVNWVAPDKECAITVVPHDVEALVAAIQKLDSDPEYRRLLGDAARERFLKEFSETVVAKRFQHLVRSVLDDVSRVTCVG, encoded by the coding sequence ATGACGGCTAGCGCGACAAGCTCGGTCAAGAAGGTGTTGCTGGTCTACAAGCACTATGCACCCGACACAGGCGGTATCGAAACCGCCGTCAAGCAGTACGTGCAGTGGTATCAGGCCATGGGCCATGAAGTGACTGTGCTGTGTTGTGCGACTTCGAGTAGCGCGACGCGCCGTGAATACGTCGATGGGGTACGGGTCATTCGCTGTGGCTCGTGGGGCCACTTGAAGTCGGTCCCCTTGTCACCGGCCTTCTTCTGGCATTACTGGCGGGAAACGCGCGCCGCCGATCTGGTCCATGTGAACCTGCAGTTTCCCTGGGCCAGTATGGGTTATTGGTTGTTCGGTCGCATGCGTAATTGCCAATGGCTGGTGAGCTACCACATGGATGTGCATCGGCAGAAGTGGCTGAAGCGTTTGACCTATCCCTTCGATCGTTATCTGCTGACACGTGCCGATCAGGTGATCACCGGCAGCCCCAAGCTGCGTGAACACTCCGAGATGCTCTCGGCCATCGAGCGCGATATCGCCATTCTGCCCTATGCCTTGGAGGGCGGGTTCGTCGAGGCGGCACTGGCCCCGACGGCGACTGCCCGCGAGGCGGAACAGGAGCTGCCGGCACCCGGCTACTTCGTCTTCTTCGGGCGCTTGGTGGAATACAAGGGAACGCGCCCCATGGCGGCGGCTATGCGACGGCTGGCGGTGGAAGCCCCGGGGATTCGCTTCGTGGTGTTCGGCCGTGGCCCGGAACAGGGGGCCTTCGACCGGCTGGCCATGGAGTTTCCGCAGCAGGTGACGGTGATTCCCGAGTTCGTCAGTGAGCGCCGCAAGTACCAATTGATCGCCCGTTCGGCCGCGGTACTCTTCCCCTCGGTGTATCCTTCCGAAGCCTTCGGCATCGCCCAGCTGGAGGCCATGGCCTGTGCCAAGCCGATCATCAACTGCTGGTTGAATAGCGGTGTTAACTGGGTGGCTCCCGACAAGGAGTGTGCCATAACCGTGGTTCCGCATGATGTGGAGGCGCTGGTCGCCGCCATTCAAAAGCTCGATTCAGACCCCGAGTACCGTCGTTTACTGGGCGATGCCGCCCGTGAACGCTTTCTCAAGGAGTTTTCCGAGACAGTGGTAGCCAAGCGGTTTCAGCATTTGGTGAGGAGCGTATTGGATGATGTGAGCCGGGTCACGTGTGTTGGATGA
- a CDS encoding O-antigen ligase family protein, which translates to MNAHNVTTTLPSASDRTAFLNLYTSFAVFLFGAIALVVPSGYSVGALLLLLGSAWLLVVRPTLGLSRQDWLVIAALFSYATVGMVAAWVDGQGARGLDKPIRFLLAVPAMLLVMAYPPRLAWMWSGIILGAIGAGSWAGWQKLVAEVARAEGYTYVIQFGNLSMLLGIFCLAGLGWAVVQPRRWPWVLLLLVGALMGILGSLFSGSRGGWIGFPFVLLVLYRGYGRQLSARLKVAALALMVTGAMLVYAMPQTGVQPRIHQAFDNISQYASGENRRTSLGDRFEMWRGSALLVLEKPFIGWGTEGYKEGMQRLADKGVINPYVTRYGHVHNEFLDALVKRGLIGLAVLLALYLVPLRLFIQHFKTQDMELRSLAVAGALLPVAYIDFGLSQVFLAHNSGVMMYAFWLVVLWGRTSTMVKFNSR; encoded by the coding sequence GTGAATGCCCACAACGTAACAACCACATTGCCCAGCGCCTCGGATAGAACCGCTTTTTTAAACTTGTACACGAGCTTTGCCGTTTTCCTGTTTGGTGCCATCGCCTTGGTAGTGCCCAGTGGCTACTCGGTCGGGGCGCTACTGCTACTGTTGGGGAGTGCCTGGCTGCTGGTGGTGCGCCCTACACTGGGGTTGTCTCGCCAGGACTGGCTGGTGATCGCTGCGTTGTTCTCTTATGCCACTGTTGGCATGGTGGCAGCATGGGTGGACGGGCAGGGAGCGCGCGGATTGGATAAACCGATACGCTTTTTGTTAGCCGTGCCTGCCATGCTACTGGTAATGGCCTATCCACCACGCTTGGCTTGGATGTGGAGCGGCATCATTCTGGGTGCCATCGGCGCGGGGAGCTGGGCGGGCTGGCAGAAGCTGGTGGCAGAGGTGGCGCGAGCAGAGGGTTACACCTACGTCATCCAGTTCGGCAATCTGAGTATGCTGCTGGGCATCTTTTGCCTGGCGGGGTTGGGGTGGGCGGTAGTGCAGCCACGGCGTTGGCCTTGGGTGTTGCTGCTCCTGGTCGGTGCCCTTATGGGTATTCTAGGCTCGCTGTTCTCGGGTAGCCGTGGTGGCTGGATCGGTTTTCCCTTCGTGCTGTTGGTGCTTTACCGTGGCTATGGCAGGCAGCTTTCTGCCAGGCTCAAGGTAGCCGCGCTGGCTTTGATGGTGACGGGGGCGATGCTGGTCTATGCAATGCCGCAAACGGGTGTGCAACCACGTATCCATCAGGCCTTCGACAACATTTCGCAGTATGCCTCCGGCGAGAATCGGCGCACGTCGCTTGGCGATCGCTTCGAAATGTGGCGCGGTTCCGCACTCTTGGTACTGGAAAAGCCGTTTATCGGATGGGGCACTGAAGGTTACAAGGAAGGTATGCAGCGCTTGGCGGACAAAGGAGTAATCAACCCCTACGTAACCCGTTACGGGCATGTGCACAATGAGTTTCTCGATGCTCTTGTCAAGCGAGGATTGATAGGTCTGGCCGTGCTGTTGGCGCTCTATCTCGTGCCGCTCCGTTTATTCATCCAGCACTTCAAGACGCAGGATATGGAGCTGCGTTCGCTGGCAGTAGCTGGTGCTCTCCTACCTGTTGCCTATATCGACTTCGGCCTGTCTCAGGTGTTTCTGGCTCACAACAGCGGTGTGATGATGTATGCGTTCTGGCTTGTGGTGCTGTGGGGTCGTACTTCTACTATGGTTAAGTTTAACTCACGTTAG
- a CDS encoding glycosyltransferase — translation MQKRFAFVISDLYGGGAQKSLLYTAEGLRQRGHAVKVFTLRERIEHRIPEGLEIVNLAVINRFTKAFNTSWVEKWQARNIAKAVSDFRADTVLSCSCDRITRHMQHPNLYFWVKGDSSAQLRHSPKREKEFAKQRRYYSGRKIIAVSHGVEKNLQEVIGIRPSHIQTIYNPYERHPFLEMAKEEVSVPFAEYFIHVGAFTHVKRQDRLLRAYARSGIETPLMLLGKGETEGVIKQLIAELGLEDRVAMLGYRTNPYPFIQRAKALVLTSDAEGLPRVLIEALLLHTPVISVDCPSGPREILTGELTDFLVGQEDEAGLADAMARMDAAPVKIDERYYQQFLTENVIPQFEAL, via the coding sequence ATGCAAAAGCGTTTCGCCTTTGTCATTTCCGATCTTTATGGCGGTGGCGCGCAAAAATCACTGCTTTATACCGCAGAAGGGCTGCGCCAGCGCGGCCATGCAGTGAAGGTGTTCACGCTTCGTGAGCGAATCGAGCACCGCATCCCCGAAGGCCTCGAAATCGTCAACCTGGCCGTCATCAATCGCTTTACCAAGGCTTTCAATACGAGCTGGGTAGAGAAATGGCAGGCGAGGAACATCGCCAAGGCCGTCAGCGATTTTCGCGCCGATACCGTGCTCTCCTGCTCCTGCGACAGGATCACCCGGCACATGCAGCACCCCAACCTGTATTTCTGGGTAAAGGGCGATTCCTCCGCGCAGCTGCGCCACTCTCCCAAGCGTGAAAAGGAGTTTGCCAAGCAGCGCCGTTATTACAGTGGACGCAAGATCATTGCCGTTTCCCACGGGGTGGAGAAAAACCTGCAGGAAGTGATCGGCATACGGCCCTCTCACATCCAGACCATCTACAACCCCTACGAGCGCCACCCCTTCCTGGAGATGGCCAAAGAAGAGGTCTCGGTTCCCTTTGCCGAATACTTCATCCATGTCGGCGCCTTTACCCACGTCAAGCGGCAGGACCGCCTGCTTCGGGCCTACGCGCGCAGCGGCATCGAGACACCGCTGATGCTGCTCGGCAAGGGAGAAACCGAAGGGGTAATCAAGCAGCTGATCGCCGAACTGGGGCTCGAGGACAGGGTCGCCATGCTCGGCTACCGCACCAACCCCTACCCCTTCATCCAGCGGGCCAAGGCCCTGGTGCTGACCTCCGACGCCGAAGGGCTGCCCCGCGTTCTCATCGAGGCGCTGCTGCTGCATACGCCGGTGATCAGCGTGGATTGCCCAAGCGGGCCCAGGGAGATTCTCACGGGGGAACTGACCGACTTTCTCGTCGGGCAAGAGGACGAAGCAGGCCTGGCGGATGCCATGGCCCGGATGGATGCCGCACCGGTCAAGATCGATGAGCGCTATTACCAGCAGTTCCTGACCGAGAACGTGATTCCCCAGTTCGAAGCGCTGTGA
- a CDS encoding glycosyltransferase family 32 protein: MKNTGILAFARLVKLLANITKVASYGFHYVFPDKRFIIPERAAPWWKSSRQAKVPRTIWQTNFTDKATLPVYLNYLFNRLMAPTFEYRFMVTEARADFIRENFSPAVYEAYSRLQVGAAQADFWRVLVLQKHGGVYLDIDAHAVWPLARIVKPRMDELYITTRRGEISNYFIASRPANPNIVRIGEAILANIESASEKNIFELTGPGVFNQVLPRGEVPTACYRTTCNQGNFTNEYFQYIDKPQGKWTRQQQQIDVVRKREAVE; encoded by the coding sequence GTGAAGAACACAGGCATTCTGGCCTTCGCCAGGCTGGTCAAGCTGCTGGCCAACATCACCAAGGTGGCTTCGTATGGCTTCCATTACGTCTTCCCCGACAAGCGTTTCATCATCCCCGAACGGGCCGCGCCGTGGTGGAAATCGAGCCGACAGGCCAAGGTGCCGCGCACCATCTGGCAGACCAACTTCACCGACAAGGCGACGCTGCCGGTCTACCTGAACTACCTGTTCAACCGCCTGATGGCGCCGACCTTCGAGTACCGCTTCATGGTCACCGAGGCACGGGCCGACTTCATCCGCGAGAATTTCTCGCCGGCCGTCTACGAGGCCTACTCCCGCCTGCAGGTGGGGGCCGCCCAGGCCGATTTCTGGCGCGTGCTGGTGCTGCAGAAGCACGGCGGGGTCTACCTGGACATCGACGCCCATGCGGTGTGGCCCCTGGCGCGGATCGTCAAGCCCAGGATGGACGAACTCTACATCACCACCCGCCGCGGCGAGATTAGCAACTACTTCATCGCCAGCAGGCCGGCAAACCCCAATATCGTGCGTATCGGCGAGGCCATTCTGGCCAATATCGAGAGCGCTAGCGAGAAGAACATCTTCGAGCTGACCGGGCCGGGGGTATTCAACCAGGTGCTGCCGCGCGGCGAGGTGCCCACGGCCTGCTATCGCACCACCTGCAACCAGGGCAATTTCACCAACGAGTACTTCCAGTACATCGACAAGCCCCAGGGCAAGTGGACCCGGCAACAACAGCAGATCGACGTGGTGCGCAAGCGCGAAGCGGTGGAGTAG
- a CDS encoding GDP-mannose 4,6-dehydratase, whose protein sequence is MPTALVTGASGFTGRYMVKALQEKGFRVVGWGTDPTGADDSLACDLTDAAAVQAAVSHAKPDWVVHLAALSYVGHADQEAFYRINVFGTLNLLEALAEIDTPPSRILVASSANVYGTPGLEVIDETVCPAPVNHYACSKLAMEHMVANYFERLPIVITRPFNYTGPGQDDRFLIPKIVKHFARGERVIELGNIDVSRDFTDVRDLVGAYLALLGSDARGLRVNIASNKATALRTLIETMNELAGYEIEVRVNPDFVRANEIPRLRGDSTRLHSLTGWKPCYALRDTLEDMLAHEQGMLA, encoded by the coding sequence ATGCCAACTGCCCTGGTAACAGGGGCGTCCGGCTTTACCGGGCGCTACATGGTCAAGGCGCTACAGGAAAAGGGCTTTCGAGTGGTCGGGTGGGGGACGGACCCCACCGGGGCCGACGACAGTCTGGCATGCGATCTCACCGATGCGGCGGCCGTTCAGGCCGCCGTTTCGCATGCGAAGCCCGATTGGGTGGTACACCTGGCCGCACTGTCGTATGTGGGCCACGCCGATCAGGAAGCGTTCTATCGCATCAATGTGTTCGGCACACTGAACTTGTTGGAAGCGCTCGCGGAGATTGACACACCGCCCTCACGGATTCTGGTGGCCAGCAGCGCCAATGTATATGGCACACCGGGGCTCGAGGTCATCGATGAGACGGTGTGTCCGGCGCCGGTCAACCATTACGCCTGCAGCAAGCTGGCGATGGAACACATGGTGGCCAACTATTTCGAGCGTCTGCCGATCGTGATCACCCGCCCGTTCAACTATACCGGCCCAGGGCAGGACGACCGCTTCCTGATCCCCAAGATCGTCAAGCACTTCGCGCGGGGCGAACGCGTCATCGAGTTGGGCAATATCGATGTCAGCCGCGACTTCACCGATGTGCGGGACCTGGTCGGCGCCTATCTGGCGTTGCTGGGCAGCGATGCCCGAGGGCTACGAGTGAATATCGCCTCCAACAAGGCCACGGCGCTGCGCACGTTGATCGAGACCATGAACGAACTGGCGGGCTATGAGATCGAGGTCAGGGTGAACCCCGATTTCGTCCGGGCCAACGAGATTCCGCGATTGCGTGGCGATAGCACCCGCTTGCATTCACTCACCGGATGGAAGCCGTGCTACGCCCTGCGCGATACGTTGGAGGATATGCTGGCACATGAACAAGGAATGTTGGCTTGA
- a CDS encoding lipopolysaccharide kinase InaA family protein, with product MKLLDIPFNDRRRRYLIFHANGLPERLELASTTTTAQFEAIGSSRFFVSRDGTLLAKVVPDKFIKAQTPLKWLLRDYLEKRCLGQCDARKEYDSLQILRHAGLATPRCHGWGISLNPGNRNASLLLMEHVRDARPGGEVFDALNEEDRMVFLEHFCDEVAQLARFGYVHRDLHYNNLLVTTDGSLLWIDAHLRRLPKESGKAWKALEASLTESKLRGAEYRGFVHQHLHKNLAPP from the coding sequence ATGAAGCTACTCGACATACCCTTCAACGACCGTCGGCGTCGTTACCTGATATTCCACGCCAACGGCCTACCCGAGCGGCTCGAGCTCGCCAGCACGACAACCACCGCGCAGTTCGAAGCCATCGGCAGCAGCCGATTCTTCGTTTCGCGTGACGGTACGCTATTGGCCAAGGTCGTGCCGGACAAATTCATAAAGGCGCAAACACCGCTGAAATGGCTGCTTCGCGATTACCTCGAGAAGCGCTGTCTGGGGCAATGCGATGCCCGGAAGGAGTACGACAGCCTGCAGATCCTGAGACATGCCGGGCTGGCCACGCCCCGCTGCCATGGCTGGGGCATCTCGCTCAACCCAGGCAACCGCAACGCCTCGCTGCTGCTGATGGAGCACGTTCGTGACGCCCGGCCTGGAGGCGAAGTGTTCGACGCACTCAACGAAGAAGACCGAATGGTCTTCTTGGAGCACTTCTGCGACGAAGTCGCCCAGCTCGCCCGCTTCGGGTACGTTCACCGCGACTTGCACTATAACAACCTACTCGTGACCACCGACGGCAGCTTGCTATGGATCGACGCTCACCTGCGCCGGCTGCCGAAGGAGAGCGGCAAGGCATGGAAGGCCCTGGAAGCCTCGCTAACGGAGAGCAAGCTGCGCGGTGCCGAGTATCGAGGATTCGTCCACCAGCATTTGCATAAAAACCTCGCTCCGCCATAA
- a CDS encoding undecaprenyl-phosphate glucose phosphotransferase, whose protein sequence is MGQARNRSPITERYPAQVFVPLVDILSVIVSGVLAHYLRFGTFDVHERFVIGMFLIAIFVVMANFIDDAYVRWRTTRLATILFHLVGVWLVVTLMATSIIYLAEASVRYSRLWLGMTMVFSLVLAGGFRVAVMLALKYARAKGKNLRGVFLIGPVENLLNVGRSMRKSPGEGFAIAGIQRLRDKPDQAFLECLAQRVEASQAREVWICLPLEMGSTVREIMHALRHQTVEVRFIPEFGELQLLNHQISEVAGRFAIDLSVTPMVETARFVKRVEDIVLGSLFLLISLPVCLVIAIILKCQSSGPVLFKQYRMGINGKHFKVYKFRSMEVHEESNGQVTQARRGDPRVTRFGAFLRRTSLDELPQFYNVLQGRMSIVGPRPHALAHNEKYKELVESYMKRHKVKPGMTGWAQVNGFRGETDTLDKMERRVEHDLWYINNWSVWLDLRIIAMTIAKGFANPNAY, encoded by the coding sequence ATGGGGCAGGCAAGAAATAGAAGTCCGATAACTGAACGCTATCCCGCGCAGGTTTTCGTACCGCTGGTGGATATACTTTCGGTTATCGTGAGTGGGGTACTGGCCCATTACCTTCGCTTCGGTACTTTTGACGTACATGAGCGCTTCGTAATCGGGATGTTCCTGATTGCAATTTTCGTGGTCATGGCCAATTTTATTGATGACGCTTATGTACGTTGGCGCACGACCCGCCTAGCCACCATACTTTTTCATTTGGTGGGGGTCTGGTTGGTGGTCACTCTTATGGCGACCTCGATCATCTATCTGGCCGAAGCTTCCGTTCGTTACTCGCGTCTCTGGCTAGGCATGACGATGGTTTTTTCGCTAGTGCTGGCTGGGGGCTTTCGAGTCGCAGTGATGCTGGCCTTGAAGTACGCCCGTGCCAAGGGCAAGAATCTGCGTGGGGTCTTTCTGATCGGCCCGGTTGAAAACCTGCTCAATGTGGGGAGAAGTATGCGTAAATCGCCCGGTGAAGGCTTCGCCATTGCCGGCATACAACGGTTAAGGGACAAACCCGACCAAGCCTTCCTGGAATGTCTCGCGCAGCGGGTCGAGGCATCTCAGGCTAGGGAGGTTTGGATCTGCCTACCGCTGGAGATGGGCAGTACTGTACGCGAGATCATGCATGCCCTGCGTCACCAGACGGTAGAGGTGCGGTTCATTCCCGAGTTCGGCGAGCTTCAGCTTCTCAATCACCAGATTAGCGAGGTAGCGGGGCGTTTCGCCATTGATCTGAGCGTGACACCTATGGTGGAGACGGCGCGTTTCGTCAAACGAGTCGAGGATATCGTGCTGGGGTCGCTCTTCCTGTTGATATCGCTGCCGGTCTGCCTGGTGATCGCCATAATACTTAAATGCCAATCATCAGGGCCGGTATTGTTCAAGCAGTATCGTATGGGCATTAACGGTAAGCATTTCAAGGTCTACAAGTTTCGTTCAATGGAGGTTCACGAGGAGTCGAATGGCCAGGTGACTCAGGCGCGTCGCGGTGATCCTAGGGTGACGAGATTTGGTGCTTTCCTGCGCCGTACTTCTCTTGATGAATTACCGCAGTTCTACAACGTTCTTCAAGGACGTATGTCGATCGTCGGGCCTCGGCCTCACGCGTTGGCACATAATGAAAAATACAAAGAGCTAGTTGAGTCTTACATGAAGCGCCATAAGGTAAAGCCTGGAATGACTGGTTGGGCGCAAGTTAACGGATTTAGAGGGGAAACAGATACCTTGGATAAGATGGAAAGACGTGTCGAGCACGATCTCTGGTACATCAACAATTGGTCGGTTTGGCTGGACTTGCGAATCATCGCGATGACCATTGCCAAGGGATTCGCCAACCCTAATGCTTACTGA